In Streptomyces sclerotialus, one genomic interval encodes:
- a CDS encoding cyclase family protein codes for MTDAMRALGAELRNWGRWGADDQRGTTNLITPEKVVAAAGAIRTGKVFDLGIPLDADGPQTGEFRSNPRRFMSRTGQERELPGGGHGADDWVMMPLQAGTQWDALSHMYYDDHLYNGYPAAEHLNALGASRNAIQHQAKGIAGRGVLLDIARLKGVDRLAAGAAITPDDLDAACAEQGVTVGAGDVLLVRTGWWSVFAADGDRERFMADEPGLSLECARWLHERDVAAVAADNWALEVLPAQQEGLTLPLHLVLLRDMGMTIGEMFDLDELAADCAADSVYQFFFTAPPLKFTGAVGSPLNPLAIK; via the coding sequence ATGACCGATGCCATGCGCGCACTCGGCGCCGAACTGCGCAACTGGGGCCGCTGGGGCGCGGACGACCAGCGCGGCACCACCAACCTGATCACGCCCGAGAAGGTCGTCGCCGCGGCCGGCGCGATCCGCACCGGAAAGGTCTTCGACCTGGGCATCCCGCTGGACGCCGACGGTCCGCAGACCGGGGAGTTCCGCTCGAACCCCCGCCGGTTCATGTCCCGCACCGGCCAGGAACGGGAGCTGCCCGGCGGCGGGCACGGCGCGGACGACTGGGTGATGATGCCGCTGCAGGCCGGTACGCAGTGGGACGCTCTGTCGCACATGTACTACGACGATCACCTCTACAACGGCTATCCGGCCGCCGAGCACCTCAACGCCCTCGGCGCCTCCCGCAACGCCATCCAGCACCAAGCCAAGGGCATCGCCGGCCGCGGCGTCCTGCTCGACATCGCCCGGCTGAAAGGCGTCGACCGCCTCGCGGCCGGTGCGGCGATCACCCCGGACGACCTGGACGCCGCCTGCGCCGAGCAGGGCGTGACGGTCGGCGCCGGTGACGTCCTCCTGGTACGCACCGGCTGGTGGTCGGTGTTCGCGGCGGACGGCGACCGGGAGCGCTTCATGGCCGACGAGCCGGGGCTGTCGCTGGAGTGCGCGCGATGGCTGCACGAACGGGACGTCGCAGCGGTCGCGGCCGACAACTGGGCCCTTGAGGTGCTGCCCGCGCAGCAGGAAGGGCTCACCCTCCCCCTGCACCTGGTACTCCTCCGCGACATGGGGATGACCATCGGCGAGATGTTCGACCTCGACGAGCTCGCCGCCGACTGCGCCGCCGACTCGGTGTACCAGTTC
- a CDS encoding FadR/GntR family transcriptional regulator: MAAFDAPFTPVEPVRAYQRVAEQIEERILSGELPPGSRLPGERDLVSQFGVGRSTVREALRVLQSAGLIRSRPGDPLGAEVLGVSADNLSQALGRLTRSHLCSLGELIQFRMVLDAESNRLAARLRTADDLARMAGLIDRMRSLTGAGLRAFSEADALFHQAVAEASRNALLGLCARAVHDAVVEIIERKIADAGDTAVRRERSIDHHEQVLAAIRAGDAPHAAQLARQALHAYYADHVEPDTRALLSAALEQE; the protein is encoded by the coding sequence ATGGCCGCCTTCGACGCTCCCTTCACGCCCGTCGAGCCGGTACGGGCCTACCAGCGGGTGGCCGAGCAGATAGAGGAACGCATCCTCAGCGGCGAACTGCCCCCCGGCTCCCGGCTGCCCGGCGAGCGGGACCTGGTCAGCCAGTTCGGCGTCGGCCGCTCGACGGTCCGCGAGGCCCTGCGGGTGCTGCAGTCGGCAGGCCTGATCCGCTCCCGCCCCGGCGACCCGCTGGGCGCCGAAGTGCTCGGCGTCTCCGCCGACAACCTCAGCCAGGCGCTCGGCCGGCTCACCCGCTCCCACCTATGCAGCCTCGGCGAACTGATCCAGTTCCGGATGGTCCTGGACGCCGAGAGCAACCGGCTCGCCGCCCGGCTGCGTACGGCGGACGACCTGGCCCGGATGGCCGGACTGATCGACCGCATGCGGTCCCTGACCGGGGCCGGGCTGCGGGCGTTCAGCGAGGCCGACGCGCTGTTCCACCAGGCCGTCGCGGAAGCCAGCCGGAACGCCCTGCTCGGGCTCTGCGCCCGCGCCGTCCATGACGCCGTCGTGGAGATCATCGAGCGCAAGATCGCCGACGCGGGCGACACCGCCGTCCGGAGGGAGCGCTCCATCGACCACCACGAGCAGGTGCTCGCCGCGATCCGCGCCGGTGACGCCCCGCACGCCGCCCAGTTGGCCCGCCAGGCCCTGCACGCCTACTACGCCGATCACGTCGAGCCGGACACGCGGGCGCTGCTCAGCGCCGCGCTGGAGCAGGAGTGA
- a CDS encoding M20 family metallopeptidase has product MHAARTHPPTDIAIDADAAVAFTQDLIRLRTVNATGATDVERPAAELVAALFTEFGWQHEVVEVAPGRPNVVAVVDGKGGAGPTLMFEGHTDVVTEGDPAVWSVDPYGAEIRDGKLWGRGAADMKSGVAAMIYGVRALQLAGPFPGRIVLGVLCDEEGMMLGAKAFAASPLAAEIDAVVVCEPEGYEVCTSARGGIRLRLELTGVMAHGAMPQEGKNPVTAGARIVAALGRAQTWAEVRFGAHPHAGQVTVTPTVLHGGDPDQLNVIPAHGLVGVDVRTIPGTDHAELIDRIRREAEEAAATVGVTVALTVVDDRPAIEIAEDHPVVAGLVAAHERVHGSRPPFGAVPGTTDGTVLTRDAGLPTVVYGPGGKWIAHQKDEYVEVREIGEYTRVYAEAARHFLTQGVRRDDA; this is encoded by the coding sequence ATGCACGCCGCCCGGACCCACCCACCGACCGACATCGCGATCGACGCCGACGCGGCCGTCGCCTTCACCCAGGACCTGATCCGGCTGCGTACGGTCAACGCCACCGGCGCCACCGACGTCGAACGGCCGGCCGCCGAGCTGGTCGCGGCGCTCTTCACCGAGTTCGGCTGGCAGCACGAGGTGGTGGAGGTGGCGCCCGGCCGGCCGAACGTCGTCGCCGTCGTCGACGGGAAGGGCGGTGCCGGGCCGACCCTGATGTTCGAGGGGCACACGGACGTGGTCACCGAGGGGGACCCGGCGGTGTGGAGCGTCGACCCGTACGGCGCGGAGATCCGCGACGGCAAGCTGTGGGGCCGGGGCGCGGCGGACATGAAGTCCGGTGTGGCCGCCATGATCTACGGCGTGCGCGCGCTCCAGCTGGCCGGGCCGTTCCCCGGCCGGATCGTCCTGGGCGTGCTGTGCGACGAGGAGGGCATGATGCTCGGCGCCAAGGCCTTCGCCGCCTCGCCGCTGGCCGCCGAGATCGACGCCGTCGTCGTCTGCGAGCCCGAGGGCTACGAGGTGTGCACCTCGGCGCGCGGCGGTATCCGGCTCCGGCTGGAGCTGACCGGGGTGATGGCGCACGGCGCGATGCCCCAGGAGGGGAAGAACCCGGTCACCGCGGGGGCCAGGATCGTGGCGGCGCTCGGCCGCGCCCAGACCTGGGCCGAGGTGCGCTTCGGCGCGCATCCGCACGCCGGGCAGGTCACCGTCACCCCGACCGTGCTGCACGGCGGCGACCCCGACCAGCTCAACGTCATCCCGGCGCACGGCCTGGTCGGCGTCGACGTACGGACGATCCCCGGCACGGACCACGCCGAGCTGATCGACCGCATCCGCCGCGAGGCCGAGGAGGCCGCGGCGACCGTCGGCGTCACGGTCGCGCTGACCGTCGTCGACGACCGCCCGGCGATCGAGATCGCCGAGGACCACCCGGTGGTCGCCGGGCTGGTGGCGGCGCACGAGCGGGTGCACGGCAGCCGGCCGCCGTTCGGGGCGGTGCCCGGCACCACCGACGGCACGGTCCTGACCCGCGACGCGGGCCTGCCCACGGTCGTCTACGGGCCCGGCGGCAAGTGGATCGCGCACCAGAAGGACGAGTACGTGGAGGTGCGCGAGATCGGCGAGTACACCCGGGTGTACGCCGAGGCCGCGCGCCACTTCCTCACCCAGGGGGTGCGCCGCGATGACGCCTGA
- a CDS encoding aldehyde dehydrogenase family protein — protein MTPEEITGRFPGGLPVGDGWVPAPRTEAVTFPYDGSEVAQAPVGDEALARQAVAHAAALRKDVARLPSRVRRRVLGGVAAALAEAARPMEDLLVLETGKPRVDCRTEVQRAVATWEAAADEVAHIHGETVPLDLLPSGDGMTGFWTRRPIGVVVGIAGFNYPVLLASHKIAPALAAGCPVVVKPAPATPLATLWLVHLVRERLAAAGAPVGAVQLVTGDAAVGRTLTTHDAVAAVSFTGSAAIGHRIARDAAPRKVVLELGSNAALVVAADADLDAAADAVVRGGYYASGQACIAVQRVIAVEEVAKELETRIVERLAGVAVGDPREEATRVAALIDEAATERVLAWIEAARAAGARVVTGGVRDGRCLTPALLAEVPGGQPAWDEEIFGPVVALRTVPDLDAAYALVDDSRYGLHAAVFTRDLGAAFTAIEELDVGGVVVNEVPGYRSDVAPYGGVKDSGIGREGPRFAIEELTVTRMAVIRP, from the coding sequence ATGACGCCTGAGGAGATCACCGGGCGCTTCCCCGGCGGGCTGCCGGTCGGTGACGGCTGGGTGCCCGCGCCCCGTACGGAGGCCGTCACCTTTCCGTACGACGGCAGCGAGGTCGCGCAGGCGCCGGTCGGGGACGAGGCGCTGGCCCGGCAGGCCGTGGCGCACGCGGCGGCGCTGCGGAAGGACGTGGCGCGGCTGCCCAGCCGCGTACGGCGCCGGGTGCTCGGCGGGGTGGCGGCGGCGCTCGCCGAGGCCGCGCGTCCGATGGAGGACCTGCTCGTCCTGGAGACCGGCAAGCCGCGGGTGGACTGCCGCACGGAGGTGCAGCGCGCGGTCGCCACGTGGGAGGCGGCGGCCGACGAGGTGGCGCACATCCACGGCGAGACCGTGCCGCTGGACCTGCTGCCCTCCGGGGACGGCATGACCGGCTTCTGGACCCGCCGCCCCATCGGGGTCGTGGTGGGCATCGCGGGCTTCAACTACCCGGTGCTGCTCGCCTCCCACAAGATCGCGCCGGCGCTCGCGGCCGGCTGCCCCGTGGTCGTCAAGCCCGCGCCCGCCACCCCGCTCGCCACGCTCTGGCTGGTCCACCTGGTCCGCGAGCGGCTGGCCGCGGCGGGCGCGCCCGTGGGCGCGGTGCAGCTGGTCACCGGTGACGCGGCGGTGGGACGCACGCTGACCACGCACGACGCGGTGGCGGCGGTCTCCTTCACCGGCTCCGCCGCGATCGGCCACCGCATCGCGCGGGACGCGGCGCCCCGCAAGGTCGTCCTCGAACTGGGCTCCAACGCCGCGCTGGTGGTGGCCGCCGACGCGGACCTCGACGCGGCGGCCGACGCCGTGGTCCGCGGCGGTTACTACGCCTCGGGGCAGGCGTGCATCGCCGTGCAGCGGGTGATCGCCGTCGAGGAGGTCGCCAAGGAGCTGGAGACGAGGATCGTCGAACGGCTCGCGGGCGTCGCGGTCGGCGACCCGCGCGAGGAGGCGACGCGGGTGGCCGCGCTCATCGACGAGGCGGCCACCGAGCGGGTACTGGCCTGGATCGAGGCGGCCCGCGCGGCCGGTGCGCGGGTGGTCACCGGGGGCGTACGGGACGGGCGCTGCCTCACCCCCGCGCTGCTCGCCGAGGTCCCGGGCGGGCAGCCCGCCTGGGACGAGGAGATCTTCGGCCCGGTCGTCGCGCTCCGCACGGTGCCCGACCTGGACGCCGCGTACGCCCTGGTCGACGACTCGCGGTACGGCCTGCACGCGGCGGTCTTCACCCGCGATCTGGGCGCCGCTTTCACGGCGATCGAGGAGCTCGACGTGGGCGGCGTGGTCGTCAACGAAGTCCCGGGCTACCGCAGCGACGTCGCCCCGTACGGCGGCGTGAAGGACTCCGGCATCGGCCGCGAGGGCCCCCGCTTCGCCATCGAGGAACTGACGGTGACCCGGATGGCGGTGATCAGGCCATGA
- a CDS encoding SDR family NAD(P)-dependent oxidoreductase: MTYADLFRLDGRHIVVVGGASGIGREAVRALAAHGAHVTVADRDAEGAAETVRLAEAEPAAPGSRTGTATAYALDVLDADAVRAAAAAWGAPDGLVVTVGANVRKRIADYTLAEFDRVVALNLRAHFALVQAVAPAMAERGSGSVVGLASMRAVQVEPGQSVYAASKAGLVQFLRTAAAEWGPRGVRFNAIAPGVVRTPLTDQIAADPEWYDAYAQASALRRWAGAEELAGAVHYLVSDASTFVTGSVLSVDGGWTAVDGRYEPSV, encoded by the coding sequence ATGACGTACGCCGACCTCTTCCGGCTGGACGGGCGGCACATCGTCGTCGTCGGCGGGGCCAGCGGCATCGGCCGGGAGGCCGTACGGGCGCTGGCCGCGCACGGTGCGCACGTCACGGTCGCCGACCGGGACGCCGAGGGGGCGGCCGAGACCGTCCGGCTCGCCGAGGCGGAGCCGGCCGCGCCCGGCAGCCGCACCGGGACGGCGACCGCGTACGCACTCGACGTGCTGGACGCCGACGCGGTGCGGGCCGCCGCCGCGGCCTGGGGCGCGCCGGACGGGCTGGTCGTCACCGTCGGCGCCAACGTCCGCAAGCGGATCGCGGATTACACCCTGGCGGAGTTCGACCGGGTGGTGGCGCTCAACCTGCGGGCGCACTTCGCGCTCGTGCAGGCCGTCGCCCCGGCCATGGCCGAGCGTGGCAGCGGCAGTGTGGTCGGGCTCGCCTCGATGCGCGCGGTACAGGTCGAGCCGGGGCAGAGCGTGTACGCGGCGTCCAAGGCGGGCCTGGTGCAGTTCCTGCGGACGGCGGCGGCCGAGTGGGGGCCGCGCGGGGTGCGGTTCAACGCCATCGCGCCCGGAGTCGTCCGGACGCCGCTGACCGACCAGATCGCCGCCGACCCCGAGTGGTACGACGCGTACGCACAGGCGTCCGCGCTGCGCCGGTGGGCCGGTGCCGAGGAGCTGGCCGGCGCCGTCCACTACCTGGTGTCGGACGCCTCCACCTTCGTCACCGGCAGCGTGCTGTCCGTGGACGGCGGCTGGACAGCGGTCGACGGCCGGTACGAGCCCTCCGTCTGA
- a CDS encoding DUF3311 domain-containing protein: MSHAPEDRGREGPAETGPHPLDGLPEVSARRPALWLLLVPAVLYCLAPLVANRIEPRILGVPFLLFWILAATVISPLVIWAVTRLDPAYRADAAEPLPADRNTARARRGTSEGGAA, translated from the coding sequence ATGTCGCACGCCCCCGAGGACCGCGGGCGGGAGGGCCCGGCGGAGACCGGGCCGCACCCGCTCGACGGCCTGCCCGAAGTGAGCGCCCGGCGCCCCGCGCTGTGGCTGCTGCTCGTGCCGGCCGTGCTGTACTGCCTGGCGCCGCTGGTGGCGAACCGCATCGAGCCGCGCATCCTCGGTGTGCCGTTCCTGCTGTTCTGGATCCTCGCCGCGACGGTCATCAGCCCCCTCGTCATCTGGGCCGTCACCCGACTGGACCCCGCCTACCGTGCCGACGCGGCGGAACCGCTCCCCGCCGACCGGAACACCGCCCGCGCCCGCAGAGGCACGTCCGAAGGAGGCGCCGCATGA